GGGCGAAGGGGACGGACGCCGAGGACCCCTTCGGCACCGAGCTGGAGCTGGGCCGGACCGGCACCGAGTACCTGGTCCCCTCCATGGCCCCGCGCCCGGTGCCGGACGAGCCGCCCCGGGTCCGGATCGGCGGCCCCGACTGCGCGCGGCCCTACGACATGGCCCTGCTCAACGTGTCGGCGATGAGCTTCGGCTCCCTGTCGGCCCCGGCGATCCGCGCCCTGAACGAGGGCGCCCGGCGCGGCGGCTTCGCCCACGACACCGGCGAGGGCGGGATGTCGGAGCACCACCTCGCCCCCGGCGGCGACCTCGTCTGGGAGATCGGGACCGGGTACTTCGGCTGCCGTGCCGAGGACGGCGGCTTCGACCCGCGGCTGTTCGCCGAGAAGGCCGCGCTCGACCAGGTCGCCTGCGTCCTGCTGAAGATCAGCCAGGGCGCGAAGCCCGGCATCGGGGGAGTGCTGCCCGGCTCCAAGGTCGGCCGGGAGATCGCCGCCGTCCGCGGCGTCCCCGAGGGCCGTACGGTGATCTCCCCGCCGTACCACCGCGTCTACCGGACCCCTCGGGAGCTGGTGCGCTTCCTCGGCCGGATGCGGGAGCTCTCCGGCGGCAAGCCGGTCGGCTTCAAGCTGTGCGTGGGCGCGCGCCGCGACTTCCTCGCCGTCTGCAAGGCGATGCTGGAGGAGGACCTCACGCCCGACTTCATCGTCGTCGACGGGGCGGAGGGCGGTACGGGCGCCGCCCCGCTGGAGTTCGCGGACACCGTCGGCCTGCCCCTCACCGAGGGCCTGACCACGGTGCACCGGGCCCTCGTCGGCACGGGGCTGCGCGACCGGATCAGGATCGGCGCCTCCGGCAAGGTCGCCACGGGGAGCGACATCGTCAAGCGGCTGATCCAGGGGGCCGACTACACCAACTCCGCCCGGGCCATGATGTTCGCCCTCGGATGCGTACAGGCCCAGCGCTGCCACACCAACACCTGCCCCGTCGGGGTGGCCACCCAGGACCGCCGGCGCGCCCGCGCCCTCGACGTCCAGGACAAGGCGGAGCGGGTCCGGCGCTTCCAGGAGGCGACCGTCCGAAGCGCCCTCGCGCTCATGGCCGCCATGGGCGCCGACGGCCCCGGGGACCTGGGGCCCGGCATGCTGCTGCGCCGGGTCGGACCCGACGCCGTGCGCTCCCACGCCGAGCTGTACGAGCCGCTCGAACCCGGTCTGCTCCTGTCGCCCGCATCGGTTCCGGACACCTGGGCAGGCGACTGGAAGGCGGCCCATCCGGACCGGTTCACCCTCCGGTGAACCGGTCGACAGCCCCAGAGGAAGGAGACCCCATGCCCCGTACCGTCGCACAGGTGATCGTCGACGGGCTCGCGGACCTCGGCGTCGACCGCGTCTTCGGCGTGGTCGGCGACGCGCTCAACCCGATCACCGACGCCATCCGGACCACCGGGGGCATCGACTGGACCGGCTTCCGCCACGAGGAGGCGGCGGCCTTCGCCGCCGGAGCGCGCGCCCAGCTCTCCGGAGAGCCGGCCGTCTGCATGGGCACGGTGGGACCGGGCTCGGTGCACTTGCTCAACGGACTGTACGACGCGGCCAAGAGCGGGGCGCCGGTCCTGGCGATCTGCGGCCAGGTGCCGCTGTCGGAGATGGGCGGGGACTACTTCCAGGAGGTCGACAACGACCTCCTCTTCCGGGACGTGGCCGTGTACCGGGCCACCGTGACCTCCCCCTCCCAGATGCCCCGGCTGCTGGAGTCCGCGGTACGGGCGGCCGTGACCGGGCGGGGCGTGGCGGTGCTGACCGTCCCCGGCGACCTCGGTGACCAGGAGGTCGAGGAGGACCGGCCGACGCGGTTCGCGCTGCCGCGCCCGGCCGTCACGCGCCCCGACGACCCCGCGCTCGCCGAGGCGGCCGAGACGATCGGCCGGGGCTCGCGGGTCACCCTCCTGGTCGGCCGCGGCGCCCGGGAGGCCCGCGAGGAGGTGCTGCGCGCCGCCGAGCTGCTCTCGGCGCCCATGGTGCTGACCCTGAAGGGCAAGGAGGGCTTCGAGGACGACAACCCGTACGAGGTCGGCCAGACCGGCCTCATCGGCAATCCGGCCGCGGCCCACGCCATGGACTCCTGCGACACCCTGATCATGCTCGGGACGGACTTCCCCTACCGGGACTGGTACCCGGAGAACTGCCGGGTCGTGCAGATCGACACCCGCGAGGAGCACCTCGGACGCCGCGTCCCGGTGGACGTCGGGCTCGCCGGGGACGTGGGCGCGACGCTGCGGGCCCTGCTGCCGCTGCTGGCGCCCGTCACGTCGCGTTCCCACCTCGACGGGGCCCGCGAACGGTACGCGGACTGGCAGGAGGGGCAGGCCGGCCTCGCCGACCCCGCCCACGACAGGCGACTCCTTGGACGCGTACGGGCCATGTTCGACAACCAGGAGGCGGACATCCGTCCCGAGGCCCTCGCGGCGGCCGTCGACCGCCACGCCGCCGACGACGCGATCTTCACCTCGGACACCGGCATGGCCACCGTGTGGCTCTCGCGGCTCGTGCGCATGCGCGGCACCCGCCGGCTGATCGGCTCCTACAACCTCGGCTCCATGGCCAACGCCATGCCCCAGGCCATCGGGGCGCAGTTGTGGGCCCCGGACCGGCAGGTCGTGGCCTTCTGCGGCGACGGCGGCCTCGGCATGCTCCTCGGCGATCTGATGACGATCCGCTCCGAACGGCTGCCGGTGAAGCTCGTCGTCTTCGACAACCGCCGCCTCGGCATGGTCAAGCTGGAGCAGGAGCAGGCGGGGCTTCCCGAGTTCGGGACGGTGCTGGACAACCCCGACTTCGCCGCGGTGGCCGAGGCGCTCGGGCTGACCGGCATCCGCGTCACCGCGCCGGGCGAACTGGACGAGGCCGTGCGCAAGGCGCTCGCCCTGCCCGGCCCGGTCCTCCTCGACGTGCTGACCAACTCGGCGGAAGTGGCCGTCCCGGGCAAGCCGACGGTGTCGCAGGGGTGGGGCTTCGCCATCGCCAAGATCAAGGAGAACCTGCCCTCCGGTGCGCGCTGAGCGGTGAAGCGCCGGATTCGCGGAAGCTTGTCCTCGCGGAGGAGGGGGCGGTCCGCCCACCGGCGGACCGCCCCCTCTTCCGTCCCGGCCGGCTGCGGTCGGCGTAGCGGACGCGGACCCACAGGGGCGGGGCGGACCAGCAGATCAGGTACCGGGCGAGGACGCCGGAGACCAGCCAGGGCAGGTACGGGTCGTCTTCCGGTGCACCGCTGTCTCGTTCGTCCGTGGATCCTCAGCGGCACGGGTCGGGAGTGGAACCGCACCGTCTCACGGCGGAAGCCCCCGTCGGGTGGTGCGGGGGCTTCCGTCCGGCGCGGCACGGTGCGGAGTCAGGCCCGCGGCGTACCGGCCGTGCGCGGGGGCGCATGGCCACCGTCGCCGGTGGCGGGGCCGTCGGTCCGCCCGTCCGGCCCCTTCCGCCCCTCCTGTCCGTCCCGTCGGCGCGGTGCGCCGGGGGTCGCGGCGGGAGCGTACGTACGGCCCTCCCCGCTCCGGCCCGGGGCACTGGGGTCCTCGGACGGGACTGCGGCCTCCGGAGCGCGCGGGCGTGGCCCCGTCCCCGCGGGGAGTCCCCGCACCGGGACGCCGCGTACGGAGATGCCGTTCGCGGGGGCACCCGGCAGGGGGACGGCCGGCGCGGGGACGGTCGGTCCCACCGGCGCGGCGCACGGCGCCACGCGGCCGAGGGCTCGGGTCGGGTTCGACATGAGCGCCTCCCGGGTGGGTTCCGTGGGCCGATTGCCCGTCAGCCTGCTTCCGTGACCTACAAGTTCGTCTTACCGCTCTTCCCGGGTCAAACCCCCGAAGACGCGGAAAAACCGCCTCGGCCCTCGGACGAGCCGGGGACCGCGACCCCACGGCACGGGCTCGGAGCGACGGCCGGGGGCAGTGGCGCGGGGCCGCGGTTCGGGACGGCGGCTCGGGACGACAGGCGAGTGGCCCGCACCTTCCACGGGTGCGGGCCACTCGCGAGCACCACCGATCCACGGCAGGGGGGGACCGTGGATCGTCCGGCGCGAGCGTGTCCCTCGCTCGACCCCCGCCTGCCCCGCCGATCGGGATTCACACCCCTCGGTTTCGAGCCGGAGCACAGCCCGCCGGGGGACGACCGGGGCATGGGGCCGCCCCGCATCGGGAGGGGGCCCGAGCGGGGCGGCCGCGTTCGCCGGCGCGCGGTCAGGGGGCGGGGCCCCCGCCACGGGCGCGCCGGCGCCGGGTCCTCAGACCGATCCGCGCCAGCCGCCCGTCTGGAGGCCACCGCGCTCCTCGATGAACGACTTGAACCGCTTGAGGTCGCCGGCCACCTTGCGCTTGACGAAGCCGAGCTTGTCGCCCGCCTGTTCCGTCAGCCCTTCGGGGGCGAAGTCCATCTGAAGCATGACCTTCGTCCGGGTCTCGTCGAGGCGGTGGAACGTCACCACGCCCGCCTGGCGGGCCTCGCCCTCGACCGTCGTCCACGCGACGCGTTCGTCCGGGATCTGCTCGGTGATGACGGCGTCGAACTCGCGCCGCGCACCGCCGATCTCGGTGACCCAGTGGGTGAGCGTGTCCGTACGCTGCTCGATCCGTTCCACGCCGTCCATGAATTGCGGGAACGTCTCGAACTGGGTCCACTGATCGTACGCGGCGCGCACCGGGACCTCGACCTCGACCGACTCCTCCACCTTGGACATGGCGACACCTTTCTTTCGGAGGCGCATCGTCTCCCTGTCGGGGACGTGCTGCTGAGCCTGTGCGGACCGGGGCGGACCGGCGGCCGTCAGAGGCCGCCCACGCCTCCCCCGAAGGGCCAGGACATGCGGTAGTACTGGCCGATCTCCTCGCGGTACTGGCGGTCCGCCAGGTGCTTGTCGGAGACGAACTCGGGCGAGTCCTTGACCTGTTCCTTCGACAGGGCGAGGTGGAGGGTCTGCTCCTCCAGGTCGACGCGGGTCACCGCCCGCGCCGGGATGAGCACCTCCTTGCCGAAGATCCAGACGCCCGTGTCGACGACGAGGTAGGAGTCGTCCACCTCGTCGGAGTGCTTGTCCACCTTGCCGATGTGCCCGTCGGCGGCCTCGACGCGCCACCCGGTGAGGTCGGTACCCGCCAGGTGACCGGACTCGGCACTGAAGGACCACAGATGGTCGGTCATCGCTGTCACTCCTCTGTCGCTGTGTTCGTGCAGGGCGCGGCGCCGGACGCGCGGGCCGCCTCAGAGCAGGTCACGACGGTCGTCGTCGGTGACCGTGGGCGCCACCGGCGGGACCACCATCCGACGCCGGCGCAGAACGCTGGTGTAGACGGCGGTTCCGAGCAGGCCGACGCCCATGAGGATCAGGCCGACCAGATCGAGGTCGACCCCTTGGAGATGCCAGTCGGTCGCGAACGTGAGGATCGCGCCGACGGCGATCATGATGATGAACAGTCCCAGACCCATGGTTGGTTGCTCCTCCCCTGCGGGTTGGACAGCGTCCGCGTACCCGGGTCTGCGGGGATCATTCCGCCGTCCTCGGAGAGGGTCGGAACGGGTCGGTCCGGGCCCGTGGGCACGGCGAACCGCCGACTCGGCGTCCTTCGGGGGATGTTCATGGACGGAGGGGGCACGCGTTCAGCCGCGGGCCCGTGCACGACCGGCGGGCGGCGCGCCCGATTCCCGGCCCGTCGGCAGCGGGCCGACCACACCCCGCAGGGAGCCCCCGATGCAGCTCCGAGCAAGGCCCGCACATCCGGACGTCGCGTGGAGGGCCCGTACCGTCGCCGGACGCTACCGGCTCGACCGCCTCCTGGGCCGGGGCGGAGCGGCGGACGTGTACGAGGCGCTGGACCTGCGGCTGCGGCGCCGCGTGGCGGTGAAGGTGTACCGGCCCGCGGGCGCCCGCCGGACCGACGCCCAGTGCGGCGAGGAGGCCCGGTTGCTGGCCCGGATGCACCATCCCGGTCTGGTGACCCTCTACGACACGGGCCGCGCCGGG
The DNA window shown above is from Streptomyces vietnamensis and carries:
- a CDS encoding thiamine pyrophosphate-dependent enzyme, translated to MPRTVAQVIVDGLADLGVDRVFGVVGDALNPITDAIRTTGGIDWTGFRHEEAAAFAAGARAQLSGEPAVCMGTVGPGSVHLLNGLYDAAKSGAPVLAICGQVPLSEMGGDYFQEVDNDLLFRDVAVYRATVTSPSQMPRLLESAVRAAVTGRGVAVLTVPGDLGDQEVEEDRPTRFALPRPAVTRPDDPALAEAAETIGRGSRVTLLVGRGAREAREEVLRAAELLSAPMVLTLKGKEGFEDDNPYEVGQTGLIGNPAAAHAMDSCDTLIMLGTDFPYRDWYPENCRVVQIDTREEHLGRRVPVDVGLAGDVGATLRALLPLLAPVTSRSHLDGARERYADWQEGQAGLADPAHDRRLLGRVRAMFDNQEADIRPEALAAAVDRHAADDAIFTSDTGMATVWLSRLVRMRGTRRLIGSYNLGSMANAMPQAIGAQLWAPDRQVVAFCGDGGLGMLLGDLMTIRSERLPVKLVVFDNRRLGMVKLEQEQAGLPEFGTVLDNPDFAAVAEALGLTGIRVTAPGELDEAVRKALALPGPVLLDVLTNSAEVAVPGKPTVSQGWGFAIAKIKENLPSGAR
- a CDS encoding DUF6458 family protein; this translates as MGLGLFIIMIAVGAILTFATDWHLQGVDLDLVGLILMGVGLLGTAVYTSVLRRRRMVVPPVAPTVTDDDRRDLL
- a CDS encoding SRPBCC family protein; amino-acid sequence: MSKVEESVEVEVPVRAAYDQWTQFETFPQFMDGVERIEQRTDTLTHWVTEIGGARREFDAVITEQIPDERVAWTTVEGEARQAGVVTFHRLDETRTKVMLQMDFAPEGLTEQAGDKLGFVKRKVAGDLKRFKSFIEERGGLQTGGWRGSV
- a CDS encoding PRC-barrel domain-containing protein yields the protein MTDHLWSFSAESGHLAGTDLTGWRVEAADGHIGKVDKHSDEVDDSYLVVDTGVWIFGKEVLIPARAVTRVDLEEQTLHLALSKEQVKDSPEFVSDKHLADRQYREEIGQYYRMSWPFGGGVGGL
- a CDS encoding FMN-binding glutamate synthase family protein, giving the protein MVTSLLVVCSVLAALATGLAAVLVSPWWWCAAGPALLLAAIATYDVVQRRHSILRNYPLLGHLRFAMEAIRPEVQQYFVERNVDGMPFDRDTRSIVYERAKGTDAEDPFGTELELGRTGTEYLVPSMAPRPVPDEPPRVRIGGPDCARPYDMALLNVSAMSFGSLSAPAIRALNEGARRGGFAHDTGEGGMSEHHLAPGGDLVWEIGTGYFGCRAEDGGFDPRLFAEKAALDQVACVLLKISQGAKPGIGGVLPGSKVGREIAAVRGVPEGRTVISPPYHRVYRTPRELVRFLGRMRELSGGKPVGFKLCVGARRDFLAVCKAMLEEDLTPDFIVVDGAEGGTGAAPLEFADTVGLPLTEGLTTVHRALVGTGLRDRIRIGASGKVATGSDIVKRLIQGADYTNSARAMMFALGCVQAQRCHTNTCPVGVATQDRRRARALDVQDKAERVRRFQEATVRSALALMAAMGADGPGDLGPGMLLRRVGPDAVRSHAELYEPLEPGLLLSPASVPDTWAGDWKAAHPDRFTLR